The genomic stretch CCGCGGCCACGTACTCCAGCTGCTTTTCGCGCAGGACCTCGCTGCGCACAAGCCTGGAATAGGTGACCCACCCCACCCCGCCAATGGCCAGGAAGATGTTCACCTCTCCCGGCCCGAGAAAGGCGACGACCGCGATCACGAGGACAAGGAAGGGGACGGCGGTGATCACGTCGACCGTTCGCATCACGACGGCATCGACCCAGCCTCCGGAATAGCCGGCGACCGCCCCCGCGACGGACCCGAAGAGAAACGGGAAGACCACCGCCAGGACGCCGATGCGCAAGTCGATGCCCGCTCCGTACAGCACCCGTGTCAGCACGTCCCGGCCGAAGTTATCCGTGCCGAACGGGTGCGCGAAACTCGGCGCCTGCAGGAGCACGTCGAAGTTCTGCGCGTTCGGATCGTACGATGTCAGCAGTGGGGCCAGCAGGGCCGCGCCGGCGAGCAGCAGCAGCATCGTCCCGCCGGCGACGAAGCTGGACGGGAGGCGCCTCTTGATGGCGGAGAACGCCATGGCGTGCTGGATCACCGCGTGCACGACCTGGCTCGCTCCTAGCCCATCCGGACCCGCGGATCGAGCAGCGGGTACACGAGGTCGGTGGCGAGGTTGATGAGCATCGCCCCGATCGCAAAGGTCAGGGTGAGGGTTTGCACGACCATGTAATCGCGGGCCATGATAGAATCGACCATCCATGACCCGAGCCCCGGGAGGGCGAAGACCGTCTCGATGATCACCGATCCGCCGATGGCGTAGGAGAGGCGGACGCCGATCAGCGTCACGATGGGCAGCAGGGCGGCTCGAAGCACGTGCCGGACCTGGACGTCTCTGTACGTGAGCCCCTTGGCTCGGGCGAAGTCCACGAAGGTGGTCTGCTGGACGTCGATCAGAGACGATCGAAGGTTGCGGGTGAGCACGGCGGTGAAGGCGTTGGACAGCGTCAGCGCGGGCAGAAAGAGATACCGAAGGTGCCCCACGAACCCTTCTCCGTACCCGGCTGCGGGGAACCACCGCAACCGGAGGGCAAACACGATGAGCAGCAGGATGCCGATCCAGAACGGCGGCGAGGCCAGCGGGAGCGTGATCAGGCCGCGCACCA from bacterium encodes the following:
- a CDS encoding ABC transporter permease; the encoded protein is MHAVIQHAMAFSAIKRRLPSSFVAGGTMLLLLAGAALLAPLLTSYDPNAQNFDVLLQAPSFAHPFGTDNFGRDVLTRVLYGAGIDLRIGVLAVVFPFLFGSVAGAVAGYSGGWVDAVVMRTVDVITAVPFLVLVIAVVAFLGPGEVNIFLAIGGVGWVTYSRLVRSEVLREKQLEYVAAARALGFRRSRIIMGHILLNAIPSAVIFAASDVVLIILTTAALGFLGLGIRPPAPEWGMMIAEGREFLSGGWWVATMPGFACMYTGLAFILLGDGVADLLRVRGQ
- a CDS encoding ABC transporter permease, producing the protein MALLTYATKRVGQTLPVALFVTVLIFLLIKLLPGDPASTILGDRASDAAVRALHQQWGLDRPLWQQYTTYMHNLATGNLGQSLRYRTPVVDLLPRRMGVTLFLVIYSMLLSVMIAVPLAIIAAANRDRWPDQLVRGLITLPLASPPFWIGILLLIVFALRLRWFPAAGYGEGFVGHLRYLFLPALTLSNAFTAVLTRNLRSSLIDVQQTTFVDFARAKGLTYRDVQVRHVLRAALLPIVTLIGVRLSYAIGGSVIIETVFALPGLGSWMVDSIMARDYMVVQTLTLTFAIGAMLINLATDLVYPLLDPRVRMG